The genomic interval ACCTGATGTTCAAGCTTGTAATTTGCTACATTAAAGATCAATGTGTGGGAGCACATGGGAGTGTCCCAGTTGTCCTCATCAAAGACAGCATTTCCAGGAGAAGATATTCATTTTGACGTACTGTGCTAGTTATTTGTCAGCAGCTAGTCATCAAACATTATGAAAGAAGGATTTGTCAGGGTTTAcgtcacacacaaaacaatgcTGATAAATGTCATACTAAGTATCAATACACAAATCATTCCTTGCATCTCCAGGGAAAGAAATTAAACAACATCAGCGTGGGataaaaaacatgagaaatcaTTTACAGGAGtcatggattttaaaaaaaggcacaaaCTCCCTATTTTTCATTCTAACCTTGTCACATATTTAAACTCTTTTCAAGTTCAAATACAAATCATCATTTATGAAAAAGCTGACTACaatgtaatattttctttttgaacAGGCATGGAGGAGGCCTCCTGTGAAAAGGCAGCGTTTGTGTCAACCTACCAGGAAAATACTGACGCTTTCGCTGTCATCCAAGGCCCAGCTGCTCGCATCAGACCCACTCACCTCCCAGAGGACTACTTCTCCTGTGAGTTCATGTTGATAACTCCCGACTTCCCTCCCTCCCAGCGTTGCAGCATCACTCAGTGTCGGTTTGTTTGTAACCAATGCGGCTGACCTTGTCCTGTGTTTCTATCCCTCAGTCGACTTTGACGGCCTGGTGAAGAACCTGTCGGTATGCAAACTATTCTGAATGTGACTCTTGTGTTGACAAGAAGAATGAAAAATTATCTGCTTGCTTAGCTTCACATCAAACAACTCCATTCTTCACTCTGTGGTGTGTTGAttctcctcttctgtgtctGATCTGAAGTGCAGGACCCCTAACCAGCCAATGAGGCCATACCTCAAAGAAAACCTCCCCAAAAGGATGCACTTTGCTAACAACAAACGCATAGAGAGAGGACATCTCTATATGACGCTGGGCTGGCAGGCAGCACTGTAAGTGAACGGCCAGTTTAATGTCTTTAAATTTAGATGAATAATTCTGGTTTATCACAGCTGGGGTCTTCacaatgtgtttctgtagtcttGCCATCATCCCACTGGTAGTAAATCATACTCACCAGCACCATCACTACTTTTAAACAAACCCTGCATAGGTCAAACTCATTTagaaaaccaaaccaaaactacaaaaataatatGCAAGCTGTGTCAAGAATGTACGAAAGAATCTGGAGAGGGAGCGACTGGTTAAATGCAACAGTGTCAGtgatttgtgttgttgtaaGCCCATTACAGACATAGTTCATTCCAACATGAAAATTCTGGCTGCCAAACATGTTAGTTTTTAGAGCCACCAAACACACAATGAGTTGAGTTCTTAAAAAAGTCCTGATATATTCTCCAATATATGTGTTAGCATGAATTGTAGCCAAAAGACATGGCTGGTAAGTTGAAAACAAACTCAGCAGCTTTCCTTGTTCTGGCTGCAAAGATACACAACATAATTACTGTACCATTTCCCAGTAATGCTGCATGATGTGTCCATATGTCATCCACTCCCGTTtcacttcagatttttttttttcagtaaccACATGTCAAAATTAtctttttaattgaattgattggaatttaaaatatattagtTCAACATTTCCTGGAAATATGTTAAGTTGctagagttaaatgagaagatcaGTGCTAAATGAAGTGAAGCTACAGGTAGCATGTAATTAGCTTAGCATTTgaactaagctaagctaatcacccTCTGGCTCTAGCTTGATATTTAGCGTACAGACGTGACTGGTGTTGATCTGGCAAAGAAAGCAACTAAATATATTTCCCAAACTGCAAAACAATTCCTGTAAAGAGCacaaatgacaaacattatgacttaactgtatttttatcttGAAATTTGAGGTAGTAATGTCAGACAAAATCTTGACATAGATTTTATCGTGTGTAGCTTACAGTACTTGGTCAGGAGTTGCAAAATCTTGTGGCAATTAAAGAAAGAGTCAGTGAAATGGATGTGAATGTCTGATGataaggaaaaggaaaagtgtCCTCGGCCACACAGAAGTTGAAACTTTTATAGTCATTAGTGTTCAGCAAGCATGTATAATAGAGCATGACATTTTGGAGAGGAGTTGTATAGAAACCATATAATCATAGAAAATTGCTTCAAGCTGAAGAATTTAATCTGTCTTCTTAACAAAtgcaacaaacaacagaatGTAGTCAGACTGTATTAAGACTCTGAATTTGAGATTATTTGGGATGAGGATTTGCTTTAAAATTAGATGGAAACACGTCAATAACTATCAAAATTGTGTTTCATTGACCTTCACCCTACATCTTTATGTCTGTTATTTTATGTCTTCAGTAACCGCAAGGAACTCAAGTACTGCACTGGTGGATTCCATGGCTCAGACAACGTCTTCACCAACATGCAGGTCAGGAAggaaggatgtgtgtgtttctcaacAACGATGAATGTTTTTTGCCATAtcctgtttaaatgtaaaaatatttatagtCTAGCAAAGCTTGATAGACATTCACTTGGGCCTTCTGTCATTTCAAGTAGACTATACAATAAACACTTGACAGCTGCTTGTATCACTATTGAGACATTAACATTAGCCCTTCCTGTAGCTGATTGGACGGATGCTCCCTCTGTGGACATTGGTCATTGCTTCTTATTTTCTAACTAATAACGCACTGTGAATGATGGGGTATTATGGTATAATGGTATAAAACAGATATCAGTAGCTGCAGATGACAAACTGGCCATGCAGTTCTAAAGTTATGTTTCCTGTTGTGTCTCCAATGGGCATGTAGTGATAAACCATAAATATCTGCTCATGGGTTTGTCACTCACTAATAAGATAGCAGGTCTGCAATTACAAATGTTTGCAAGTCATTAATAGGGGGTCAtatctttctccatctctgttcAAAGTCTGCAGTTGTGGATGTTAATGAGCTGTTTCCAGATGGTAAAGTTCACTGAATGGGTCTTCCAGTTAAATTAACAAGCTAAAAAGACTTATCATAATGTTAAGGGCTTGCAACTGATCtataacacatttttgaattatttattaacCACTAATAAAGCCAATAATCACAGCCAGTAATATAAAACCTGTATAAAGGAAGTGGTACTTTTCAGGCTCTGGGTGAGTTATGGTTCTCAGTGTTTCAAAGCAACAGGAGCAAACAGAATTTACTGTCCCATCCCAGGTTTTGTGATGCCTATGACCTGTGTCCAGTCTCACCTAAGAGTGACCCTCCTTTCCCgggttgttttgtttgaacaCCAGCTGAAGAGGCACAACTGTCCAAGATTGCACAATATCAAAGCAAATATTTGAGAAAAACAGCCAGTGATCAGTTGAACCAGACACTCTTCAAGTCACGATTAAGTTTTAGCAGCTGTACATAAGTTTTCCATCAACAAAAGGAACAACTCTTCCCATGTTACAATAAATCCTCATCCAACATTCAGGGTAAGGGGTAACTTCCTGTAAAGAGAAATCATTGATAAGTTATCATGTAGAGAGGGCCTATGAGTACATGTGCTCCTTTTCAGTATCTCCATAATTCAGAGGTTGAACAGCTGCTACACTCAGAGGCTCCACAGGGGATTAAATGATTTGCTCAAGGGCAGATCTACAGTAGCTGAGGACCAAAGAAGATTCATTtagtttcatttacattttacttcacaGTGTAggatttaaatcagtttttactCTTGAACCCCAAGATAAACTGATTGGCTGGTCTTGTCACTAGATTTAGGAATTAATGTCTGTATATAAGCACAATATATCTGTGTAATTTCTGCAAATGAAACCACACAAGCAAATACTGTGTAGTTCTACAGCTTTACTCATGTACAGTAATTACACTTGTTGTGCGCCACCTACACGTCCTCAGCTTTGGATGgggtttgtttcattttgacatGTGTTCCTGTCTGCCACCTTCATGTCAGTCATCACAATGAGTCTGTGTATGTCTAAGGATGTGGCTCGCACTGGAATTTCACTCGGTATAATTAGCTGAGAAGGCGGCTGGCAtctctaaaataaaatgtctgagtCAAGAAAAGTCAACTCCTCTGTCTGCTCCCacacaacagagacaaaagTTGGAGCATTAAATAGTCGTTTTGCTCACCTGCAAATATCCACAAATCCCAACCAAGGCCTTAACTTACATTTTCAAGGTTATGTGaggtcattttactgctttagttcatttcaaatatttacacATTGCCTAATCGTAGGATCGGGTGTTTGACTTCTTGATATTTACAGAAAGATTTTAAATGAAGGCCTTCAGTTGAGCAGTGTCTCTCAGGCCtccaaataaatgaatgaatgtctgtatgttaatgtgtgtttgatttttccAGGCAATCTTCATTGGCTACGGTCcaggatttaaaaacaacaatgttgTGCCACCTTTTGAAAACATTGAAGTGTATAACCTCATGTGTGGTAAGTTGCTTTGTAAGAGCGTAGTTTTACTGGATTATATCCTCCTTTGctgaaactgaatattttgctgttgttgtgtgtgttttctagtTTAATAGTATTTGTTTGGTTGTTtccaacaacactgaaaacaaggtGTATAGCAACAAATATATAAAGAGAGGTGATGTCAGTGTCCAGTGGTGATGATTTTGTaaagcttgtttttctgtttatactGCTGACCACCAGCTATGGTCACTGAAAGTTCATCACCAAATAATTGCTGTTCACAGTTCatcttatttttaatgttaacatAATGTTTTTTACAACCTTGGTATAATTCTCAGTTCAAGTTTTAGCCATCGTATTCCTCTCAGAAGTGAACACTCTACAGGTTTATTGTAGCAACACAGTTGACATCATTTCACAAGAGGAAACAGGTGCAACTGTAAAGAAATTCAGTTTGTTGCTTTTCCTCTAAAAAAGAaccacagggaaaaaaaaaacacatttaagacATGTATAGAtcataagataagataagataatcctttattagtcccacaatggggaaatttacattcattcattgttcACTTCCAATAATTTGTTCAGGTATTGCGGTGAAATAGTATAAATTCACAAGTAGGGTGAGCACACACCACATATCCAGTCTACAGTCCACATtagtatatgcacacacacacagtgagcaaGGCAGACCccaaaacatctgtgtgtgctttgGACTGTTGctaatgatttaataaaaagaaaaaaataagaaggAAATGAGTGAGTGCTCAGAGTAGAAGTGAATTCAGTGGACTCACAGGGCCATCAAGGATTTCAACAGATACAGAGACAACCAGTGGAGCCTGTTCCTGCCTTTTGTTGCTTGAATAGTTTGAATCCCCAGTGACCCCTAATGTTACTTGCCCTAACTGAATAGACTGTAAAGCTGCGTCTGGTGCTGTTGTGaaactttttcctgtttgtatCAAGTGTACTGACTGTGTTAGTGTCTGCCATAGTGTCTGAAACGTATCACCCTTTTCTTTAaccctcctcttcatccagATCTCCTCGGTATTCGTCCCTCTCCAAACAATGGGACGCATGGCAGTCTCAACCACCTCATGAAGCATCCAGTCCACCTTCCAGTTCACCCAGCGCAGCTCTCCCATGACAGCCCCTGTGAGGCCAGTAACCCTGCCCCCAGTGACGACCTGCAGTGCACCTGTACATCCCAAACCAAGGAAAAGGTATGTGCTAACAAGTTGTTGACGTCGTGCATTTGTTTTTCCGTACAGAAGCTTCGTAAGTCTGGGGGTCGCAATGTCCATCATCTTGGTGCAAATCTCAACTACTGTGGGGTGGGTTGCATTCAAAGACATTTATGGTGCCCAGCAACTGACTTCTGGTAAGTTTAGTAATCCCCTGTGATTTGCGGAGTCAAATATTTGAgtgaattgccatgaaatttagtataaatattcatgttccccaACAGATGAATTGTGAAAGCATTTCTTAACATGTCgtctagcaccatcatcagttCAATTATTGTACAATCATTTGTCCAATAATTTCCCTTCAACACTGCTgaaattcccatcagcctcagctgcactttgtgtttagtgctaattaacaaatgttagcatgctaaaatgctaaacatcagcatgttggcACTGAATAGAATCTCTGACACCTCAGAACTTGTGGTAGCACTCAACAACCAGGGGCTCCTCTAACTATCTGACTGAGGATCTGATAATGAAGATAATTGATGGCAGATAAGGGGAGTTGTGGAAATCAAGACAACATctagaagattaaaaaaaatagatataaCTAAGTAGAAACTTATAAGCAGGGTCTACATGGAGGCATCACCAGAAGGAAACCTGAGACTTCATCACAAATGTCAACATCTGAACCATGCAAAGTAACATCTGGATAAGCCAGAGTCACTTTGGAAACAAGCACTAAGGTTTAATTTGAGCTCTTTGTCCTCAATCACAAAAGGTGTGTTGCACAGTTGATGAAAAGAATACCTGTTAAGCCTTGGGTTGGAAATGTTCAGCTTTGGGGTTGTGTAGCAGTCAgtgacacaggaaacactgcaggaacagagggaggaatGGGTTTGACCAAATATCAGCAAATTCTGTATGCAAATGTCTTGTAGTCAGTCAAGAGAAATTAAACTGAAGAGAAACTGGCATCTACAGCAGAACAGTGATCCAAAGCAGACCTCAAAATCCAACATGAACTActtaaagaaacacaagctgaagtTTTTGGAACGGCCCTGACAGTCCCCTGACTCTAAAGTCTTTAAAAATCTGAGGGTAGATCTCAGACATGCTATGTGTGCAACATGTCTACataaaaatatctcagaactTGAAGTGATCTGTAAAGAGCAGcgagtgaaaaaaaatataaagactCGTGGCTGGCTGcaaaaagcagtttttttttccaatcctttaagttcatgaaataaGAAGTACAATGAATTGACCTTTgatcaaaatcaacaaaactgtATTAACAAGaagtgtgtatttattttcaggagacagaaatgaacagaCAGCTCATGACGACCAATTCCAGTGAGTATCATATTAATTATCTTTgcatttattatgtttttttagaGTAAACTTTGTGCaatgttttacacattttccctttttagGTGCTAAAGTCAGCTTGCGTCGCCTCCACCACCCTTTTGGCACCCCTAACGTCGTCCAACCAGACACCAGCTTTTGCCTCCTGCACCACTCTGACTACCTCAATGGATACAGCAGAGACCGCCTCATGCCCCTCTGGGTGTCGTACACCATCCAGCCTCTAGTGAGTCTGCCACTTGGAGCTTTTATCTCTAAACATAGCCTGTTCAGTCGACTTGTCCCAGCTATATTTCTTCTGTGGTTAGGGTTTGGCAGCAGATTGCAAGAGGTTGTTTAGTATCTGAAACCTTTCTCTAAGCAGCTGTTACTCATCTTCCGTGCTCATGTTGGCTCAAGCAGCTCTTGTCTTTCTCATTACGCGGTTGAGCTTTAGTGTAAATCATGACCTCAGGCAGAGCGATACATTCCCGGGAGAGTTTACACTGTTGTGCTTTACTGTCTGAATGATAGAACAAAGTGAGGATGtagatttgttttcattcaagTTCTATTCAAACACAGCACTAGTTAAATATGGCTTGAACTGTGTTCATTTTGGCTTGATTTAGGTTGTTCTTTGTGTCATGGtataacatacagtattatgTTCAACCCACTGGTACGCCCACAGAAAACTTCAATTTCACAGCTTGTCAGAGTTAACATCTCCATACAAAGCTAGCTTCAAGCTAGTTTGCCTACTacaaaatcaattaatcaatgacAAGCGTGAGGCGGTGCTGTTGATCTGCCCTCAGAACAAGTTTGCATTTCTATTCTTATACACACAGGGTGTTTGAAATATGTATCCgtttaaatgctgcattttttcCTGCCTGTAATCAGGGACAGAAAATTTggtaactttttattttctaagtctgaaaatgaatttcaaaatattttccaaGATGTATTCTGAAAAGAGCTTTGTGATTTTGAAGTTATTTTAGGGAAGATATTGAAATCTCCATTTAAACCCAAGTAAATACTGTTCAGTTATTATAGCGAACTGAAGTCATGGCATCACATCCAGACTAGCCTCTGTGCATTTTCttattctgcttttctttcaagTGCctttctgaaaaaaatgaaaactacagctcccatgaaAATTTACCAACAAGGCAGCACGGACATTTACGTCATCGTAGCTCGGTTTCTTCCATAGCCAAAAAGTCCACCAAGGCTCtcttttaaagtaatttctcCAGAATTTTAGCCTGTAATCTCTGCTGTCTAAAAATGCCTACATCattctgtcctgtctgtgtccTATTGCGTCTGTAGTTTTGGGCTTTTGGGAAATGGTGTTGGTTAAAATCtactaaaaacagaaatactggaTATTATTTATCTAGGAATATGAAGCGAGCCACATGCCATGCTGCTGAGAAATGCTCTGTCCCAAGGCTGGGTTTTTATTTGTTAGCTTTGTTAAgaagtttctctttttctctctattgGACACTGTGTTCTGTGAAAGTAAACTGATTACATAGACCTTAGTTTTACTGAAATTTCAAAAGAACATTTAATTCCAAAAAACTTTGCATTTTCCTCTATGAGGGGAGCGAGATGAGATTATTATTTCAGAGAGCTTTGCAAAAAGAAACAGCGCTGTGCCCTCGCTGACCTGCCAagcaaaaccaaaccaaatgaTCTTACACAACAGCCAGAGTGCTGGCCTGAAGTCCCACTCCATACTGTCCAGCGCTGACTGATCCTCTCTCTCAGACCAGAGTCCGACCCCTGAGTCCAGAGTCGGAGGCGTGTGTTCGTGCTGATGTACGCATCCCACCGGCCGCCAGCCAGCTGTGTCTTCGCTACAGAGACAACTCAAATCTGTCCTACGGCCTGCTGCATCCCcccagtgagtgtgtgtgtgtgttattatgagtgtgtacagtatgtgtgtggtggctgtggtggtgggggtcACAGCTCTTCGTCCCCAGCTGGGTGTTGAATTCAAGTTGACGTGTTTCAGAGCCACATTCTCATGTAAAATTGTGCCACCCCCACTCCCCACCCCGATTGAGGATTCACtctatttttaatgaaattcagGTTTCAGGTAGCTCCACTAAAGGAAGTGACAGACTGAAAAAGTGAAGTAAAAGCACCCCTGCAGCTGCAAGAAAGTTGGACTCAACAGAATTAGAATTTCGTTTTATCTCGCTTGCAGCTCTGGTCAGCTGTAATTTGTGCAGTTCAGTgaccttaaagctgcacttattagtcgattaattgattagtcgaTCACCAGTTCACAGTATTTTgacatctgaagacatcacctaGGACTCTGCAACAGTAGCTGCACCCTAACTGACTTTACCTCTTTGTATTAAACTCCACCAACATGTTAAGTTTTAACCAGTAACTCTTTCCTTATTCCTTATTTTCACAGTATCCATGTCAGACTTTTACAACAtgccatttgtgtttttatccatATCCAAGTAGCTGGCACATTCTCTTTTTACCCATTCTCTCATTTTGTAGATCTGAATGGTAGTGGACCTGAGACAGACTCTCTAATCACAAGCAACATGGCACCGATGTTTCCTGCATTTAAAGGTGAGTCACTCCTTCAAATATTTATCGGACTGCCAGGTTTTCTAGCTGCACCCAAAGCTGCAAATGGGAACTCATGGTGATGCATGAGTTCAGACTTTAAACCCAGACTTGTCAGAGGAAGGGGGTGCTTGGTTATTTGGCAACTAAATGAAAGAGCTTTTGATCCAAACAATTTAATTAACTAAGTGAACTGAAGAGATGCTTTGGATCACAACTAGACATTATGTCATGCTCTGTTTTGTGAAAATGTCACTCACATTCAAGTTTTCCGAGAGCAGGTATTGTGGTTTGCCCGATCTCATGAGCCATTTCTATTGCTCAATATTATACTTTTCAAAGATGATTTTCTAAAAACAGACTATATTTTAGTTCTGTTGGTTCCAATTGGTTCTTAAGAATACATAATAGGAGTCCAAAGATCTAACCTCTGTGATTATATGGGACTACTGTACTTTAATTTAGTTAAGCGCTTTCTGTAAAGTACAATTAAAGGTTTAGTCTGAGGAACTTTTCCAGAGTTAATCCTCCTGCCATCCTGCTGCAGGCGCCACAGTTTCCTACACAATGAGATTGAGTTTAAAGGTGGTTTAGTTTGTAGTGTGACTGAGCAGAAGAACACAGTAGATGGGATTGTGaatgattgaatgaatgaatgaaaccaccctttgtgttttaaatgatcTAGGTAATACATGAGTTTGACAGGGATAAATGTTGGCTCACTGTCTTAATTCTTATACTATATATGTGCTCATATAGATGTATGGTGTAATTCTGCCTCAAATCTCATGAGGATCATGTCTGTACCTGCACTGTTAGTACTGCACAGCCTTACAAAATCTCCCCTGtcgtgtgtgaaagtgtgtgttgttgacatGAAGTGGTGATTTAACACTGCTGTTTCCTGGATGAGCCATGGTTTTGTTCAAACTTGTTGATTTTATTGGGTGATTAATTTACCGAGGAGTCTCAGACAAGAAGGCTCTGGTGGTGTTTCCACTGGGGCCACCCATGCTATAAATGGAAACTCTCTCTTTTGCTTGTATGAGGTACCATTGGAGAAAAAAGCTCCTCCAAATACTGTAGTTTGTGTATGTTGGAGGCCTAAATATTAATCAGCTAACAGAtgctgccccctggtggcaCATCTCTTTTCATACACTGTCTATGACCCTTTCTGCAGGGGGGTGTTTccacattaaaataatttttttcttctatttttaaatttaattcacTGCTCTCTATAGCATTATCATTCATTCTGGTATATTGTTGGAGTGCTATAAGGATTTTGTGTGAATTCTTTCCAACCACAGATGTTTGGACTCATTTCCATGATGTCCTGCTTCTGAAGTATTCGCAACAGCTGAACGGAGTCAATGTCATGAGCGGGCCGATATTTGATGAAGACTTTGATGGAAACGTTGATTCATTTAAAGCAATCGCAGGGTAAGTTATAGACACACAGCCCAGGCAAATGATAAGACTTGCAACCAACAATTAATTTAGTTTATCAGTTTTTTTAGTTGatcagttaattattttttttttaacctgaaaAATTACCTTTATATTATTCCAGAGCCCAAAGTGACATATTGAAATCCCTTCTTCTGTTCAACTACTTATCCAAAagccaaagatattcagtttagtATCGTGAACTCCCACTTTTGAGAGGCCAGGAAAAGgtgaatatttttgtatttttgctcaaaaaaaaaaaaaaaaaaggttgctCAATAATTTTCAATGAATTTCTTCGACTGATAATCAATCAGCAACATAAGTTTACTCAAgtttatttcacaaatgcagCTCAGTCTCTACTTTCCTCGAAAAAGATCAGCATGAAATCACGAAACACGTTGGttacagaggaaagaggaatgTCTTTAACTGTGCTTAGTAAATTGTGGTTTATAATGAAACTTCTGTCAGGTCTCAGTTTCCCCACTAATACTTCTCCACTTCTGCAGGTAGTGGACCTCAGGGCTTTTGATGACATCAAACAGGCCACATTTGGAAATGACCAATTGTAGATCTCAAGGTCCAAATATGTACTGTAGCTCAACAGATATGAAGGTCTTGTCAAGAtattttttctacaaaataCTTTGCACTCAAGTATACAAAGCCTTCATTTCTCAAGACTTAAGGTCTATTTTAACATCCCAAAAGTATTCACTTTTATGGTGAATTAAACTAGCCTTAGGCTATTTGTATTTAATGCTGTGGTTACTCTCTCTGCACCTTATAGGccctgaaaatgtgttttctcattcaGCTTCTTACCTTAAACAGTTAGTTTCTACATGGTTGCACAATTGTCAGCTGAcgtttgaaaaatattttgtcgCTTGCGAGATCTCTGTAATTTTTGTTTAGTTCGAAGTGGGTGGGACTCAGTTGGaaaaatgttatgttatctACTCCGAAGTACCATCAAGATATGGcaacattttaatgacagtgacagtgggGGGTTGTTTAATCACTGTTGATGAAATCTGATGATACTACACCCACACAGTGCGTATGAAGCAGATTGGCTGAGTTTTTGACTGTCCATTTCTTCATCTGACATACATGGAGGAATCTCTAACGGTCTAATCGCTAActatctgtttgtctgtctgtattttgtatttctgaACAACCGCTCATGACTTCAAACGCATTGTCCACTGTGAAGTTTTTAGGATGAGTGGTTGTTGAGAAAATCaacagagattcctccatttattttaaactgcacatgctgtaacatgttttcttttaaactcAGACGCAGCCCTTTGGTGATGTCACTGATTTCATTGACTCCgccatttatttttaaactgcacTTCCTGTTACTATaagaactgtgtttttttttttgtttgtttgttttttttaaattaagactCTATCCTTTGGTGATATCACTAATAAATGATAATCaagggttttttgtttgcagcagtTTGTTAGTCCCTGTGATCTCTTGTCTCTCCAGGAATGAAGCACCCATCCCGACACATTTCTTCGTGATCCTTACCAGCTGTGGAAACTCGACCTTCAGCCCTGTCAACTGCAAAGGCCCACTGCAGGCCAAGTCCTTCATCCTGCCCCACAGACCTGACCACACAGAGAGCTGTGCTGTGAGTAACACCCCTACTACTCCTCCTTCAGTTTACCTCTGTGGAAACCTGCTGACAAATCccacaatggaaaaaaatatcaaagctGAGAAGTTTTAAAATAGATCACCcattaacagattttttttaaaactccttTTCAGACTGGGTCAGACTTGACGTGGGTGGAGGACTGGCTACATTTTCACACCGCTCGGGTCAGAGACATCGAGCTCCTGACCGGTCTGAGCTTCTACCACGACAGGTTATCAGTGGAAGAGACGCTACAGCTCAAGACGTTTCTACCTACTGcttaaaatcagacattttcaagTAAAGTTGTAATTTCCAAAGGAAGCCATATTGGTCTGCACAACAGGCCTTTGTCCATGCGGACACACAATTAATCCACTCTCAGTGAGTTTAACAGGATGCTTCACTTTATTTTGAGACCTACATAAATCCCAATTTAAAGTTCCATccagccattttttaaaaaagtaatttgtCTGATTCCAAAACCAGTTTAAAAATTATTCAATGTGTGAAAGCCAtgctttttttaatcatgtttttaaagatgtttgtACAAAGAAAATTCAGAGGGTAACTTATGAAAGAGCTTTGAACCAAAGATGCCATCAGAGCTGCTGAATGGCTCCAGAATATTTCCTcagatgggaaaaaaacaaaagggaaaaagaagCATTTATATTTGGAAGAAGTATTTATACCACAGATGC from Lates calcarifer isolate ASB-BC8 linkage group LG7_1, TLL_Latcal_v3, whole genome shotgun sequence carries:
- the enpp1 gene encoding ectonucleotide pyrophosphatase/phosphodiesterase family member 1 → MEVTKGDERADEQGATLFGTTELESQRGNAERGKKRSKHCKIITGVLLLCLLVVILAVVLSLKNRSSGTEGDVWLQAVTEEPLQPQCPPGFSKSPLILVSLDGFRAEYLKDHRNHVPIINKLREAGTTTPYMRPVYPTKTFPNHYSIVTGLYPESHGIVDNKMYDVTRNAFFSLKTDEKFNPKWYQGEPVWVTAMRQKLKTGTFFWPGSDVAINGTFPNLYKVYDKSISFQNRVSSVLEWLSLPQGERPDFFTLYLDEPDTSGHRYGPASSQVVSALQGVDRTLGMLMDGLIERNLHNCVNLIIISDHGMEEASCEKAAFVSTYQENTDAFAVIQGPAARIRPTHLPEDYFSFDFDGLVKNLSCRTPNQPMRPYLKENLPKRMHFANNKRIERGHLYMTLGWQAALNRKELKYCTGGFHGSDNVFTNMQAIFIGYGPGFKNNNVVPPFENIEVYNLMCDLLGIRPSPNNGTHGSLNHLMKHPVHLPVHPAQLSHDSPCEASNPAPSDDLQCTCTSQTKEKETEMNRQLMTTNSSAKVSLRRLHHPFGTPNVVQPDTSFCLLHHSDYLNGYSRDRLMPLWVSYTIQPLTRVRPLSPESEACVRADVRIPPAASQLCLRYRDNSNLSYGLLHPPNLNGSGPETDSLITSNMAPMFPAFKDVWTHFHDVLLLKYSQQLNGVNVMSGPIFDEDFDGNVDSFKAIAGNEAPIPTHFFVILTSCGNSTFSPVNCKGPLQAKSFILPHRPDHTESCATGSDLTWVEDWLHFHTARVRDIELLTGLSFYHDRLSVEETLQLKTFLPTA